The DNA sequence AGTGGAGGATATCGTGGTTGATTCCTTCCCACCTTCCCCAAGGTCTAAACACCGAATGCCAGAACTTCAGTGCCCTTGTGGTGGTGATCTATGTTATGTCAAGGATCTCTAAAGTCCGCACCGTAGGTGCGTTATGTTCAACCCAATAGATACGAATTAATCATGATTGACGAAGACATCGAAAAAGAAACTATGCGCTCGGGGCATATGGCCTGTCCGGGATGCGGGGTGGCCACGACCATGCGGCTGGTTTTAAAGGCCCTGGGGGAAAAAACCATTGTGGTCATTATCCCTTCCTGTGTCGGGGTAATCAGCGCCGCCTATCCGAACAGTACCCTGACGGTCCCCTGTTTCCATTCGGCCTTTGAAATAGCCGCTCCTACGGCGGCCGGCATAGCCAGTGCCCTGAAAATAAAGGGCGAAGAAGACATCACGGTTCTGGCCTTTGCCGGCGATGGCGGGACCTTTGACATCGGGCTCCAGTCCCTTTCCGGCGCGGCTGACCGGAATGACAACTTCATCTATGTCTGCCTGGATAACGAGGGCTATATGAATACCGGCATTCAGTCCAGCTCAGCCACCCCTCAGAACGCCTGGACCATGACTACGCCCGGGGGGAGGCAGGGGAAAAAGAAACAGTTTATGGAGATCATCGCCGCCCACCGGATGCCCTATGCGGCCACCGCCTCCATCGGCTATCCGCAGGATCTTATGGAGAAGGTGAAAAAGGCCAGGGGCATCAAAGGGACCAGGTTTATCCATACCCTGACGCCCTGTCCGACCGGCTGGAGAATGCCGGAAGACCTGACGGCCAAATCGGCCATGCTGGCCGTGGAGACCAACCTTTTCCCCCTTTATGAAATCATCGATGGGACCGAATACCGGATCACCCATGATCCCAAAGGCCTTCCCGTGGCGGAATACCTCAAGATTCAGGGACGATACCGCCATCTAACGGAAGAGGCCATCGAAGACATTCAGAGGGAAGCGGACGGGCAATGGAAAAGGCTCCTGGCCCAGGCCAGGGGAGAATGCTGATGGTACAAGGTGTAGGGTATCAGATTTTTCCCTAAACCTTGAACCTTGAACCTTGGACCCTTCGGGTCGGGAGCCCTACGGCGAAGTTATTTCCATGATTCGTCGGTGCCCCGGTGGGCATGAAGGGTTAATAAGAAAATGAGAATATCGAATATCGAACATCGAATTTTGAATCATGAAGGGATT is a window from the Deltaproteobacteria bacterium genome containing:
- a CDS encoding pyruvate synthase subunit beta — its product is MIDEDIEKETMRSGHMACPGCGVATTMRLVLKALGEKTIVVIIPSCVGVISAAYPNSTLTVPCFHSAFEIAAPTAAGIASALKIKGEEDITVLAFAGDGGTFDIGLQSLSGAADRNDNFIYVCLDNEGYMNTGIQSSSATPQNAWTMTTPGGRQGKKKQFMEIIAAHRMPYAATASIGYPQDLMEKVKKARGIKGTRFIHTLTPCPTGWRMPEDLTAKSAMLAVETNLFPLYEIIDGTEYRITHDPKGLPVAEYLKIQGRYRHLTEEAIEDIQREADGQWKRLLAQARGEC